In Cervus elaphus chromosome 5, mCerEla1.1, whole genome shotgun sequence, the following proteins share a genomic window:
- the RNF34 gene encoding E3 ubiquitin-protein ligase RNF34, translated as MKAGATSMWASCCGLLNEVMGTGAVRGQQSGFAGGTGPFRFTPNSDFSAYPPASTEGPNIVCKACGLSFSVFRKKHVCCDCKKDFCSVCSVLQENLRRCSTCHLLQETAFQRPQLMRLKVKDLRQYLILRNIPIDTCREKEDLVDLVLCHHRLGSEDDLDTSSLNSSRSQTSSFFTHSFFSNYTAPSATASSFQGELMGGDRTLGSGALAQEPSEIASANTEEDEDDDDDDDDDDDDDEENLEERMPGLAKKRVRASLSDLSSLEDVEGMSVRQLKEILARNFVNYSGCCEKWELVEKVNRLYKENEENQKSYGERLQLQDEEDDSLCRICMDAVIDCVLLECGHMVTCTKCGKRMSECPICRQYVVRAVHVFKS; from the exons GCGGGTGCTACGTCTATGTGGGCTTCTTGCTGTGGGCTACTGAACGAAGTCATGGGGACTGGAGCTGTCAGGGGCCAGCAATCTGGATTTGCAGGAGGCACTGGTCCATTCAGATTTACACCAAATTCTGATTTTTCTGCTTACCCACCAGCATCTACAGAAGGGCCTAATATAGTTTGCAAAGCCTGTGGACTTTCATTTTCAGTCTTTAGAAAGAAG cATGTATGTTGTGACTGCAAGAAAGATTTTTGCTCCGTGTGTTCTGTCTTACAAGAAAATCTCCGTAGATGTTCCACTTGTCACTTATTACAAGAGACGGCCTTTCAGCGCCCTCAGTTAATGCGACTGAAAGTGAAGGATCTCCGACAGTATCTCATCCTTCGAAACATACCAATCGATACCTGTCGGGAGAAAGAAGACTTGGTGGACCTGGTCCTGTGCCACCATCGGCTGGGCTCTGAGGACGACTTGGACACGAGCAGTCTCAATTCCTCAAGGTCCCAGACTTCTAGCTTTTTTACACActcatttttttcaaactatACAGCCCCGTCTGCTACTGCATCTTCGTTTCAGGGAGAGCTTATGGGTGGAGACCGGACCTTAGGATCTGGAGCGCTGGCACAG GAGCCCAGTGAAATAGCTTCAGCAAACACAGaagaagatgaagatgatgacGATGACGATGACgatgatgacgatgatgatgaAGAAAACTTGGAGGAGCGG ATGCCTGGCCTCGCCAAGAAGAGAGTGAGagcttctctgtctgacctatCAAGCCTTGAGGATGTAGAAGGGATGAGCGTGCGCCAGCTGAAGGAGATCCTGGCTCGGAATTTCGTCAACTATTCTGGCTGTTGTGAAAAATGGGAGCTAGTAGAGAAAGTAAACCGGTTAtacaaagagaatgaagaaaaccAAAAGTCAT ATGGTGAGCGGCTGCAGCTGCAGGACGAGGAGGACGACAGCCTGTGCCGGATCTGCATGGACGCCGTCATCGACTGCGTCTTGCTCGAGTGCGGGCACATGGTCACCTGCACCAAGTGTGGCAAGCGCATGAGCGAGTGTCCCATCTGCCGGCAGTACGTGGTGCGCGCTGTGCACGTGTTCAAGTCCTGA